The Arachis ipaensis cultivar K30076 chromosome B07, Araip1.1, whole genome shotgun sequence genome includes a window with the following:
- the LOC110264722 gene encoding uncharacterized protein LOC110264722 isoform X1, giving the protein MDAGNEDMDEGNQDTDKGSQDMDEDNEEQEPHISPPNPLPQEQPQSSNQFVPQTQFTPSFSMQQQYWGMSQFETGEGGSFSQLLGFMAADAAQSQYGHQVEFMPGRYSLDARYPGHTSSVASGGSYLLMTLVGVRVDAVFSIVKILTVLTWDSLRKTLTHSNKKPMPI; this is encoded by the coding sequence ATGGATGCGGGTAATGAGGATATGGATGAGGGTAATCAGGATACCGATAAGGGTAGTCAGGATATGGATGAGGACAATGAAGAACAGGAGCCACATATATCACCTCCAAATCCGCTTCCACAAGAACAACCTCAGTCCTCAAACCAGTTTGTACCTCAGACACAGTTCACCCCATCATTTTCAATGCAGCAACAATATTGGGGTATGTCACAGTTTGAAACAGGCGAAGGAGGTTCTTTTAGCCAGTTGCTTGGGTTCATGGCTGCAGATGCCGCACAATCACAATATGGCCATCAGGTTGAGTTCATGCCAGGCAGGTATTCGTTGGATGCGAGGTATCCAGGCCATACCTCATCCGTTGCTTCCGGGGGTTCGTATCTGTTGATGACTCTAGTAGGAGTGAGGGTGGACGCGGTGTTCTCAATAGTCAAAATCCTAACCGTCTTAACATGGGACTCATTGAGGAAGACACTAACACACTCGAACAAGAAACCGATGCCTATCTAG
- the LOC110264722 gene encoding serine/threonine-protein phosphatase 7 long form homolog isoform X2, with protein sequence MKLAHFRKAFDELQEGQFVWVAYVVDHVDPNIIPPEIYMQSVVWSATVPLVSFECIEWHATDRVRRRFGFIQGVPNQEQNLDKAHGEVLTGPKNLNWATAPSHSIWVMHWTNRYHYVLSELPIPSQHPLDSYMNWYRSKFGTA encoded by the exons ATGAAGCTAGCTCACTTTAGGAAGGCCTTTGATGAACTTCAGGAAGGCCAG TTTGTCTGGGTTGCTTATGTTGTGGATCATGTGGATCCGAACATAATTCCTCCTGAAATCTACATGCAATCGGTTGTATGGAGTGCTACAGTTCCATTGGTGTCCTTTGAATGTATCGAGTGGCATGCCACCGATAGGGTCAGGCGACGGTTCGGTTTCATTCAGGGAGTACCTAATCAGGAGCAGAATCTGGATAAGGCGCATGGGGAGGTTTTGACTGGTCCTAAGAATCTTAACTGGGCCACGGCACCGAGTCATTCAATTTGGGTGATGCATTGGACAAACAGGTATCACTACGTTCTTTCTGAGCTTCCCATCCCTTCACAGCATCCATTGGATAGTTACATGAACTGGTACCGATCAAAATTTGGGACCGCTTAG
- the LOC110265130 gene encoding serine/threonine-protein phosphatase 7 long form homolog — MTITTSYWWGTKKVSFQMVRTGSLRFFVLYGQIPQPNGLCDWFNDISKLRILTCNHPVPPDRYNDRVEEHLRITGFYHVSQIGIVQCQKELVNALIERWHPDTHMFHLPIGECSVTLEDVALILGLSTDGLPVTGMTMSSFEAMEAECLLQFGVAPRKEDCRSSCIKLTWLRNLKENLELTDEISIQRYVRCHIMLLIGTILFGDKSGEGVYWKFLPLLRDFVNIGQYSWGSACLVHLYKALCRASRYNCKEIDGPLTLLLGWA; from the exons atgaCCATAACGACGTCGTACTGGTGGGGGACGAAAAAAGTGAGTTTCCAGATGGTCCGAACTGGTTCTCTCCGGTTCTTTGTCTTGTACGGTCAGATACCTCAACCGAATGGACTTTGTGACTGGTTCAATGATATTTCG aaattaagaatattGACATGTAACCACCCAGTTCCTCCAGATCGGTACAACGATAGGGTGGAGGAGCATTTACGAATTACCGGTTTCTATCATGTATCTCAGATTGGGATAGTGCAGTGTCAGAAAGAATTGGTAAATGCTCTAATCGAACGTTGGCACCCAGACACACATATGTTTCACCTTCCCATTGGTGAATGTTCCGTGACTCTTGAAGATGTGGCTCTAATTCTTGGTCTTTCCACAGATGGTCTTCCAGTTACAGGGATGACAATGAGTAGTTTTGAAGCCATGGAGGCGGAGTGTTTGCTTCAATTTGGCGTTGCACCGCGTAAGGAGGACTGTAGATCTAGCTGCATAAAACTGACCTGGCTGCGGAATCTAAAAGAGAATTTAGAATTGACCGATGAAATCAGTATACAAAGGTATGTGAGGTGCCACATTATGTTGCTGATTGGGACGATCTTGTTTGGGGATAAGTCTGGGGAAGGTGTGTACTGGAAGTTTCTACCCTTGCTTCGTGATTTTGTCAATATTGGACAGTATAGCTGGGGTTCGGCATGCCTAGTACATCTTTACAAGGCGTTATGCAGGGCATCTCGCTATAACTGTAAGGAAATAGATGGTCCACTAACACTTCTGCTCGGTTGGGCTTAG